The Pirellulales bacterium genomic interval TCGATCGCTTGTTTCGCTCGACGCAGTTCGGCCGCAGCCCGGCCGATCGGAGCGTGCTCGACCTGGTCCGCGAGGACGCGGGGAAGCTACGACAGAATCTCGGAGGGAGCGATCGCCAGAAGCTCGACGAGTATCTCGATTCGGTCCGCGCGCTGGAGCAACGCATCGAGGCCGCGTCCCAGGCCGAAGATCGCAATTGGAAGCCGGCCGTCAACGCCGCCGATCTGAAACGCCCTGGCGCCGAGTACGGCGACTACACGACGCACGTCCGTCTCATGCTCGACATTCTGCACATGGCGTTCTGGACCGACGCCACGCGCATCGCGACGTTCATGTTCGCCAACGACGTATCGGGGCGTAACTTCTCGTTCGTCGAAGGGGTCAACGACGGTTTCCACCCCCTCAGCCACCACGAGAACAACGCCGACAAGCAGGAGCAGTACAAGCGCATCAACCGCTATCATGTCGAGCAGTATCGCTACCTGCTCGAGCGGATGGCGGCGACGCAGGAAGGCGAACGCTCCTTGCTCGACCATTCGATGGTCATGTTCGGCTCGAGCATCTCGGACGGCAACGCGCACTCGCCGATGCAGGTGCCCACGGTGCTCGCGGGGAGTGCTGGCGGTCGCCTCCAGTCGGGGCAACACGTCAAGCTCGAGAAGGCGGCGCCGCTGACCGATCTCTTGGTCACGATGCTTGATTGCCTCGACATCAATGTCGACAAGTTCGGCGACAGCAAGGGGAACTTGCACGAGCAACTGCTCGCGCCGGCCTAGATTCCAGCACGAGCGATTCCGTCGCTCTGTCTGGAAGAACGGCAGGGCAGGGGGGGGCAGGACGACCGCGCCGCGAGCGACGGCGACGCGTTCACGACTGGCAGG includes:
- a CDS encoding DUF1552 domain-containing protein, translating into MADSNRWPLSRRTILRGVGAALGLPFFEAMLPRQARAASTAQPPVRMAVLYMPNGALPAAWNVSGEGRDYELSYILEPLAPLKEKLVVLSNLRNTAGLMGDGHYAKTTSWLTGAQAVRTSGKGIRAGISVDQFAAQQIGQSTPLSSLELGIDPVHNVVDMGYSTVYGCHVSWRTPTLPATKEINPQQAFDRLFRSTQFGRSPADRSVLDLVREDAGKLRQNLGGSDRQKLDEYLDSVRALEQRIEAASQAEDRNWKPAVNAADLKRPGAEYGDYTTHVRLMLDILHMAFWTDATRIATFMFANDVSGRNFSFVEGVNDGFHPLSHHENNADKQEQYKRINRYHVEQYRYLLERMAATQEGERSLLDHSMVMFGSSISDGNAHSPMQVPTVLAGSAGGRLQSGQHVKLEKAAPLTDLLVTMLDCLDINVDKFGDSKGNLHEQLLAPA